The following coding sequences lie in one Apteryx mantelli isolate bAptMan1 chromosome 6, bAptMan1.hap1, whole genome shotgun sequence genomic window:
- the LSS gene encoding lanosterol synthase, translating to MQFYAGLQAEDGHWAGDYGGPLFLLPGLLITCHTAKIQLPEGFREEMVRYLRSVQLPDGGWGLHVEDKSTVFGTALNYTALRILGVGPDDPDVVRARVNLHSKGGAVGIPSWGKFWLAVLNVYSWEGMNTLLPEMWLLPTWFPAHPSRLWCHCRQVYLPMSYCYAKRLSAEEDELIQSLRQELYVQDYASIDWPAQRNNVAACDVYTPHSWLLGVAYAIMNVYEANHSTSLRQRAVAELYDHIKADDRFTKCISIGPISKTINMLVRWFVDGENSPAFQEHVSRIPDYLWLGLDGMKMQGTNGSQLWDTAFAVQAFLEAEAQKIPEFTSCLQSAHEFLRFSQIPENPPDYQKYYRHMNKGGFPFSTRDCGWIVADCTAEGLKSVMLLQEKCPFITKLVPSERLFDAVNVLLSMRNSDGGFATYETKRGGHLLELLNPSEVFGDIMIDYTYVECTSAVMQALRHFHEVFPEHRAPEIRETLQKGLDFCRRTQRADGSWEGSWGVCFTYGTWFGLEAFASMQHTYRNGAACREVARACQFLLSKQMADGGWGEDFESCEQRVYVQSATSQVHNTCWALLGLMAVRYPDISVLERGIKSLIDKQLPNGDWPQENIAGVFNKSCAISYTSYRNVFPIWTLGRFSRLHPSSPLAGQLQPRSSSGAGKTPEEALSA from the exons ATGCAGTTTTACGCCGGCCTGCAGGCCGAGGACGGGCACTGGGCCGGCGATTACGGCGGGccgctcttcctgctcccag GTCTCCTCATCACTTGCCACACTGCTAAGATCCAGCTGCCGGAAGGGTTTCGGGAAGAGATGGTGCGCTACCTGCGCTCTGTGCAGCTCCCGGACGGTGGCTGGGGCTT GCATGTGGAAGACAAATCGACAGTGTTCGGCACAGCGCTCAACTACACAGCCCTGAGGATCCTGGGGGTTGGGCCGGATGACCCTGATGTTGTGCGGGCCCGTGTCAACCTGCACAGCAAAg GAGGTGCTGTGGGAATCCCTTCGTGGGGGAAGTTTTGGCTGGCTGTGTTGAACGTTTACAGCTGGGAGGGAATGAACACGCTTCTCCCAGAGATGTG GCTGCTCCCTACGTGGTTCCCAGCCCACCCGTCCCGGCTCTGGTGTCACTGCCGCCAGGTTTACCTCCCCATGAGCTACTGTTACGCCAAGCGTCTGTCAGCAGAAGAGGATGAGCTCATACAGAGCTTGCGGCAG GAGCTGTACGTGCAGGACTACGCCAGCATAGACTGGCCAGCCCAGAGGAACAACGTGGCCGCCTGCGATGTGTACACCCCGCACAGCTGGCTTCTGGGGGTGGCTTATG CCATCATGAATGTGTACGAAGCCAACCACAGCACCTCCCTGCGGCAGCGGGCTGTGGCAGAGCTGTACGACCACATCAAAGCTGATGACAGATTCACCAAGTGCATCAGCATTGGCCCG ATTTCCAAGACCATCAATATGCTGGTTCGCTGGTTCGTGGATGGGGAGAACTCCCCAGCTTTTCAGGAGCATGTCTCCAGGATCCCAGATTATCTCTG GCTGGGCCTCGACGGCATGAAGATGCAG GGGACAAATGGATCCCAGCTCTGGGATACTGCCTTTGCCGTCCAAGCCTTTCTGGAG GCAGAAGCCCAGAAGATCCCTGAATTCACGTCCTGCCTCCAAAGCGCCCATGAGTTCCTCAGGTTCAGCCAG ATCCCAGAGAACCCACCCGACTACCAGAAATATTATCGCCATATGAACAAG GGTGGCTTCCCCTTCAGCACCCGGGACTGTGGCTGGATCGTGGCTGACTGCACGGCAGAGGGGCTGAAGTCGGTGATGCTGCTGCAGGAGAAGTGCCCCTTCATAACCAAGCTCGTCCCCTCTGAGCGCCTCTTTGATGCCGTGAACGTG TTGCTGAGCATGAGAAACTCCGATGGAGGCTTTGCCACATATGAAACCAAGCGAGGAGGTCACTTACTGGAGCTGCTGAACCCCTCGGAGGTGTTTG GCGACATCATGATTGACTACACCTACGTGGAGTGCACGTCGGCTGTCATGCAGGCGCTCAGACACTTTCACGAGGTGTTCCCTGAGCACAGAGCCCCCGAGATCAG AGAGACTCTGCAGAAGGGCCTGGACTTCTGTCGGAGGACGCAGCGAGCCGACGGGTCGTGGGAAGG GAGCTGGGGGGTTTGTTTCACCTACGGCACCTGGTTTGGCCTGGAGGCGTTTGCCAGTATGCAGCACACGTACCGCAACGG GGCTGCGTGCAGAGAGGTGGCCCGGGCCTGCCAGTTCCTGCTCTCCAAGCAGATGGCGGATGGTGGCTGGGGAGAAGACTTTGAGTCATGCGAGCAGCGCGTGTATGTGCAGAGTGCCACGTCGCAGGTCCACAATACGTGCTGGGCCCTGCTGGGGCTCATGGCTGTCAG GTACCCTGATATTAGCGTGCTGGAAAGGGGCATCAAAAGCTTGATCGATAAACAGCTGCCCAACGGGGACTGGCCTCAG gagaACATTGCTGGAGTGTTCAACAAGTCATGCGCCATCAGCTACACTTCCTACCGCAATGTCTTCCCCATCTGGACGCTGGGGCGTTTCTCCCGGCTGCATCCCAGCAGCCCTCTCGCTGGGCAACTGCAGCCCAGATCTTCCTCTGGGGCAGGGAAAACCCCAGAGGAGGCCTTGTCCGCCTGA
- the LOC136992332 gene encoding maestro heat-like repeat-containing protein family member 7 produces MGVGLLAREMRKSSRRLRAFFLRRLSALLRLEEPLREIPAMAFLVELLACPGLCWKMIDNVLNLFVRYLQSDRRVMRGLVLRGLVLLCESPRMVRKMQFLLPVIMERLRDVDRDVSTKALVVLTNVVRIMDKKTVACIAPVLVEKLLPLFDDESSHVRELSIHLFRDVLEIVVDTKDHRLEKQVHCSLLPLLFHGHDESPSVGQQGPWRCLRALGMPQLPKA; encoded by the exons atgggagtgggtttgctggccag agagatgaggaagagctcaagacgCCTGCGGGCTTTCTTCTTGCGCCGGCTGTCAGCGCTGCTGCGGCTGGAGGAGCCCTTgcgggagatccccgccatggctttcctcgtggag CTTCTGGCTTGCCCAGGCCTTTGCTGGAAGATGATTGATAATGTCCTGAACCTCTTTGTGAGATATCTGCAGAGTGACCGCCGGGTGATGcgtgggctggtgctcagaggcctcgtcctgctctGCGAGAGCCCGAGGATG gtaagaaaaatgcagtttctgctgCCAGTCATCATGGAGCGACTGCGGGATGTGGACAGGGATGTCAGCACTAAGGCCCTGGTGGTGCTCACTAACGTGGTGCGCATCATGGACAAAAAGACGGTTGCCTGCATCGCTCCAGTGCTGGtcgagaagctcctgccactctttgatgac gagtctagccatgtgcgagagctctccatccaccTCTTCAGAGATGTGCTGGAGATTGTGGTGGACACCAAAGACCATCGGCTGGAGAAGCAAGTGcactgcagcctgctcccactgctctTCCATGGGCATGATGAGAGCCCAAGCGTGGGCCAG CAGGGGCCCTGGAGATGCCTCAGGGCCCTGGGCATGCCCCAGCTGCCGAAGGCCTGA